The following are encoded in a window of Colletotrichum lupini chromosome 3, complete sequence genomic DNA:
- a CDS encoding GDSL-like Lipase/Acylhydrolase, which yields MRTNIALLAGFLGLASALPTDAESVEKRQTVPTIYLCGDSTTAKGGGGSGTEGWGQFLQYSFSTSKAKVDNRAIGGRSARSYTREGRFDTVAGLVKSGDWVVIEFGHNDGGSLTPTDNGRTDCFGDGAQTCSTTYNGVAETVLTYPAYLKNAAKKFNAAGAKVIIAAATPNNVWETGTYKFGYDRFFYYAWLAVEQLGGPSKGYYFVPHGEYAAQAMKGLGATTTNANYPNDHTHTAPFLADAIHKSFVLGLKCGTTALAALAKNTTASLTSTYLGGCVDTYNSTVHALLR from the exons ATGCGCACCAACATCGCCCTCCTCGCCGGCTTCCTCGGCCTGGCCTCCGCCCTCCCCACCGACGCCGAGTCCGTCGAGAAGCGCCAGACCGTCCCGACGATCTACCTCTGCGGCGACAGCACCACAGCtaagggcggcggcggctccGGCACCGAGGGCTGGGGCCAGTTCCTGCAGTACTCCTTCTCGACCAGTAAAGCTAAGGTCGACAACCGCGCCATTGGCGGCCGCAGCGCACGTTCCTACACCCGCGAGGGCCGCTTCGATACCGTGGCTGGGCTCGTCAAGTCAGGCGACTGGGTCGTCATTGAGTTTGGTCACAATGACGGCGGCTCGCTTACGCCTACCGACAACGGACGGACGGATTGCTTTGGTGATGGTGCACAGACTTGCTCGACTACCTACAA TGGTGTTGCGGAGACTGTTCTCACGTACCCTGCGTACCTCAAGAATGCCGCCAAGAAGTTCAACGCTGCTGGTGCCAAG GTCATCATCGCCGCCGCGACCCCCAACAACGTCTGGGAGACTGGCACCTACAAGTTCGGATACGATCGCTTCTTCTACTACGCCTG GCTCGCCGTTGAGCAGCTCGGCGGCCCCTCCAAGGGCTACTACTTCGTCCCGCACGGCGAGTACGCCGCCCAGGCGATGAAGGGTCTCGGCGCGACCACCACCAACGCGAACTACCCCAACGACCACACTCACACCGCGCCCTTCCTTGCCGATGCTATTCACAAGTCCTTTGTCCTCGGCCTCAAGTGCGGCACCACTGCACTCGCCGCGCTTGCCAAGAACACGACTGCTTCTCTGACGTCGACCTACCTCGGCGGTTGTGTCGACACGTACAACTCCACTGTCCACGCTCTCCTGCGATAA
- a CDS encoding alcohol dehydrogenase GroES-like domain-containing protein, with protein MATTEIPKTMEAIRVTSFNNPYEIQTIPVPSPTSLAPHDLLVKIAVASYCHTDSMVSSGIFATSLPCTASHEGSGTVVAVGSASASSDFNFKVGDRVMCGLPLHPCGSCFDCTSAPETFRQYCSRIEGHVGVHVDGCFAEYVKVDARSTVPIPDAVSFLSAAPLACAGRTVWRGVVQAGLKEGQWLAILGSGGGLGHLGIQIAKALGLRVIGIDARDEGLELTRTSGADVVLDARKKKEDVVREAKDAANGGEACAVTKMHGTVVQIAQPDEVKIPFQELVFRDVRVKGSLLCSREESVGLMEHVAKNGIKLKTNVFHGLDKIHELVELVHTGQMSGKAVIVVDEQQMRDEKKLGAKF; from the exons ATGGCTACCACAGAGATCCCCAAAACAATGGAAGCAATCCGCGTAACATCCTTCAACAACCCCTACGAAATCCAAACAATCCCCGTTCCCTCTCCCACCTCTCTAGCCCCTCACGACCTCCTCGTCAAAATCGCAGTCGCATCCTACTGCCACACAGACAGCATGGTCTCCTCCGGCATCTTCGCCACATCCCTCCCCTGCACCGCATCCCACGAAGGCTCCGGCACCGTCGTCGCTGTCGGCTCGGCGTCCGCGTCCTCAGACTTCAACTTCAAAGTAGGCGATAGAGTCATGTGCGGTCTCCCGCTTCACCCGTGCGGCTCCTGCTTCGACTGTACTTCTGCACCAGAGACCTTTCGGCAGTATTGCAGCCGCATCGAGGGCCACGTCGGGGTCCATGTGGACGGGTGCTTTGCGGAGTATGTCAAGGTCGACGCGCGATCTACCGTGCCGATCCCAGATGCCGTCTCGTTCCTCAGTGCCGCGCCGCTGGCGTGTGCTGGACGGACGGTCTGGAGGGGTGTGGTGCAGGCTGGGCTGAAGGAGGGCCAGTGGCTTGCGATCCTGGGGTCAGGAGGCGGGCTAGGTCATTTGGGGATTCAGATTGCCAAGGCTTTGGGCTTGCGCGTCATTGGCATCGATGCGCGGGACGAGGGGTTGGAGTTGACGAGGACGAGCGGCGCGGATGTGGTTCTTGAcgcgaggaagaagaaggaagaTGTTGTGAGGGAAGCGAAGGATGCTGCGAATGGAGGGGAGG CTTGTGCGGTGACAAAGATGCATGGGACGGTGGTGCAGATTGCGCAGCCTGATGAGGTGAAGATCCCGTTCCAGGAATTGGTATTTCGGGATGTGAGGGTGAAGGGGAGTTTGCTGTGTTCAAGGGAAGAGAGCGTTGGGTTGATGGAGCATGTTGCGAAGAATGGGATCAAGCTCAAGACGAACGTCTTTCATGGGCTGGACAAGATTCATGAGCTTGTTGAGCTTGTGCACACGGGGCAGATGAGCGGCAAGGCTGTGATTGTGGTTGACGAGCAGCAGATGAGGGATGAGAAGAAGCTCGGTGCGAAGTTTTGA